The following proteins come from a genomic window of Corallococcus sp. NCRR:
- a CDS encoding class I SAM-dependent methyltransferase, giving the protein MAENEQAPALIVVAHPEDVVRLFSTVAPGADVAVVTEDGSAGRELEAVGRALGARSTHLLLSPSEVGPWCREQRLRGGARVYTHSPQEDAPLHREVALLVSRVFDRLWVPATGARPTACTVLDDAAFQRKLGLLNSLYRERPDGAASGACTDPVRDGPGIEAFTEVRAGDVVRALSLTKPEIFSELADPWGFAQSTYEGERFALTAKVLGTLRHASPPRRVVDVGACEGMMTGHLLTLFPDANIRAVESEPRFVTRLRERLGGHARVRIVEASAEDVALEADLVLLAEVLYYLSEDATRDLLDRLHASHLLTSYGGGFGAQVHAALARRGWRCVQSATLPGRIEPVDGATSPLLVRRAGTEIRLWEQ; this is encoded by the coding sequence ATGGCTGAGAACGAGCAGGCCCCGGCGCTCATCGTCGTGGCCCACCCCGAGGACGTCGTCCGGTTGTTCAGCACGGTGGCGCCGGGCGCGGACGTGGCGGTGGTGACGGAGGACGGGAGCGCGGGCCGGGAGCTGGAGGCCGTGGGCCGCGCCCTGGGCGCGCGGAGCACGCACCTCTTGTTGTCACCTTCGGAGGTGGGGCCCTGGTGCCGCGAGCAGCGGCTGCGGGGCGGCGCCCGCGTCTACACGCACAGCCCGCAGGAGGACGCCCCGCTGCACCGCGAGGTGGCGCTGCTCGTCAGCCGCGTCTTCGACCGGCTGTGGGTCCCCGCCACGGGCGCCAGGCCCACCGCCTGCACGGTGCTGGACGACGCGGCCTTCCAGCGCAAGCTGGGGCTGCTCAACTCGCTCTACCGGGAGCGTCCGGACGGAGCCGCCTCGGGCGCGTGCACGGACCCCGTGCGCGACGGGCCCGGCATCGAGGCCTTCACCGAGGTGCGGGCCGGGGACGTGGTGCGCGCCCTGTCCCTCACGAAGCCGGAGATCTTCTCCGAGCTCGCGGACCCCTGGGGCTTCGCCCAGTCCACCTACGAGGGGGAGCGCTTCGCTCTCACCGCGAAGGTGCTCGGGACACTGCGCCACGCGAGCCCCCCCAGGCGCGTGGTGGACGTGGGCGCCTGCGAGGGGATGATGACCGGGCACCTGCTGACGCTCTTCCCGGACGCGAACATCCGCGCCGTGGAGTCCGAGCCCCGCTTCGTCACGCGCCTGCGCGAGCGGCTGGGGGGCCACGCGCGCGTGCGCATCGTGGAGGCCAGCGCGGAGGACGTGGCGCTGGAGGCGGACCTGGTGCTGCTGGCGGAGGTGCTCTACTACCTGTCCGAGGACGCCACCCGCGACCTGCTGGACCGGCTGCACGCCTCCCACCTGCTCACGTCCTACGGCGGAGGTTTCGGCGCCCAGGTGCATGCGGCGCTCGCCCGGCGCGGATGGCGGTGCGTCCAGTCCGCGACACTTCCAGGCCGCATCGAACCGGTGGACGGCGCCACCAGCCCGCTGCTCGTCCGCCGCGCGGGCACCGAAATCCGGCTCTGGGAACAGTGA
- a CDS encoding PEGA domain-containing protein: MPPHPRRLLITLLLAGTCACAARAPVSRDVEALAALRLESIRPLMPSAPRGVRAERPVTTGLRLDVMPDRARVFVDGRAMGLARHLGTLLPLSPGVHQVSVRLEGHDTWRAEVMVGDRPEPIQVTLTASP, encoded by the coding sequence ATGCCTCCGCATCCGAGACGTCTGCTCATCACGCTGCTCCTGGCTGGCACCTGCGCCTGTGCTGCTCGCGCGCCTGTCTCGCGGGACGTGGAGGCCCTGGCGGCCCTGCGGTTGGAGTCCATCCGCCCGCTGATGCCTTCCGCGCCCCGCGGGGTGCGCGCGGAGCGCCCGGTGACGACGGGGCTGCGCCTGGACGTGATGCCGGACCGCGCGCGCGTCTTCGTGGACGGACGCGCGATGGGGCTCGCGCGGCACCTGGGGACGCTGCTGCCGCTCTCGCCCGGGGTCCACCAGGTGAGCGTCCGGCTGGAGGGCCACGACACGTGGCGGGCCGAGGTGATGGTGGGCGACCGGCCTGAGCCCATCCAGGTGACGTTGACCGCTTCGCCGTGA
- a CDS encoding glycosyltransferase, with protein sequence MSTREPWADGGMLVHLSYEATRTLGGMGVVLEHLLSEPEYRRAFPRTLLVSPTVRPCGLGSYAPEESLARDLEAHGEVFYSGLRRDNPERWKRVFRPVEEQHDVSFVYGRRDAPGGPVEVLLVDLTDVLRGYRVRMGTLPRFLARLHTLLGVDLPFDCRGPRPAAWRGLSRMWRQRFGTRLGAAPWINRLFRKAVRHGLMDAPALDHDAMLAIVLAEPVFDALERLRPKDGAGTVILAQEHLSLPLAYKALLDGRRWCRTVYYAGEVRTPRVLVEYGEAGQGASDARFYNIQRLGLEQGKTLDEVYPVGTWPNFQILRNGHLCDRVGAVSASVADELRFLDARYALQPLTVVPHGHRPIETGWDAKEAARAKVLAHARKAWGRDFRLLLTHIARDEVCKGLWRDVDVCEHLATLLPPERKPALLVMVTEWNEAEPSDNLRTLKARVDAFNAKDTGLHIALVNQPTWPAGLDFTRDDLHRATDVSLGQSLYESYGLAQLEALGCGAICVISGVSGARRALKAVCERQGLSEAAHPNLVVSDPVADARAAGVAHSVETWKALPASVLREQELHTAERVAEEVVRRLPRDAHEGRLLLATGWALSERLGWEPLIREQLLPLLRFPKEEAQDVSDWSAAHG encoded by the coding sequence ATGAGCACGAGGGAGCCCTGGGCGGACGGCGGCATGCTGGTGCACCTCTCCTATGAGGCCACGCGCACGCTGGGCGGGATGGGCGTGGTGCTGGAGCACCTCTTGTCCGAGCCCGAGTACCGGCGGGCCTTCCCGCGCACGCTGCTGGTGAGCCCCACGGTGCGGCCATGCGGCCTGGGGAGCTACGCGCCGGAGGAGTCGCTGGCGCGCGACCTGGAGGCGCACGGCGAGGTGTTCTACAGCGGCCTGCGCCGGGACAACCCGGAGCGGTGGAAGCGCGTCTTCCGGCCGGTGGAGGAGCAGCACGACGTGTCGTTCGTCTACGGGCGGCGCGACGCTCCGGGCGGTCCGGTGGAGGTGCTGCTCGTGGACCTCACGGACGTGCTCCGGGGCTACCGGGTGAGGATGGGCACGCTGCCCCGGTTCCTCGCGCGACTGCACACGCTGCTGGGGGTGGACCTCCCGTTCGACTGCCGGGGGCCGCGTCCGGCGGCGTGGCGGGGGCTGTCGCGGATGTGGCGCCAGCGCTTCGGCACGCGGCTGGGCGCGGCGCCCTGGATCAACCGCCTGTTCCGCAAGGCCGTGCGGCACGGCCTGATGGACGCGCCCGCGCTGGACCATGACGCGATGCTGGCCATCGTGCTCGCGGAGCCCGTCTTCGACGCGCTGGAGCGGCTGCGCCCGAAGGACGGTGCGGGGACGGTCATCCTCGCGCAGGAGCACCTGTCGCTGCCGCTCGCGTACAAGGCGCTGCTCGACGGGCGGCGCTGGTGCCGCACCGTGTACTACGCGGGCGAGGTGCGCACGCCCCGGGTGCTCGTGGAGTACGGCGAGGCAGGGCAGGGCGCGTCCGACGCGCGCTTCTACAACATCCAACGTCTGGGTTTGGAGCAGGGGAAGACGCTGGATGAGGTGTACCCCGTGGGCACCTGGCCCAACTTCCAAATCCTGCGCAACGGCCACCTGTGCGACCGCGTGGGCGCGGTGAGCGCGTCCGTGGCGGACGAGCTGCGGTTCCTGGACGCGCGCTATGCGCTCCAGCCGCTGACGGTAGTGCCCCACGGGCACCGGCCCATCGAGACGGGCTGGGACGCGAAGGAGGCCGCGCGGGCGAAGGTGCTGGCCCATGCGCGCAAGGCGTGGGGCAGGGACTTCCGTTTGCTCCTCACGCACATCGCGCGGGACGAGGTCTGCAAGGGGCTCTGGCGCGACGTGGACGTGTGCGAGCACCTGGCCACGCTGCTGCCCCCGGAGCGCAAGCCCGCGCTGCTGGTGATGGTGACGGAATGGAACGAAGCGGAGCCGTCCGACAACCTGCGCACCCTGAAGGCGAGGGTGGACGCGTTCAACGCGAAGGACACGGGGCTGCACATCGCGCTGGTGAACCAGCCCACGTGGCCCGCGGGCCTGGACTTCACGCGGGACGACCTGCACCGCGCCACGGACGTGTCCCTGGGGCAGTCGCTGTATGAGTCGTATGGCCTGGCGCAGCTGGAGGCCCTGGGCTGCGGCGCCATCTGCGTCATCTCCGGAGTCAGCGGCGCCCGGCGTGCCCTGAAGGCGGTGTGCGAGCGGCAGGGCTTGTCGGAGGCCGCGCATCCGAACCTCGTGGTGTCGGACCCGGTGGCGGATGCGCGGGCCGCGGGCGTGGCGCACTCGGTGGAGACCTGGAAGGCGCTGCCCGCCAGCGTGCTGCGGGAACAGGAGCTGCACACCGCGGAGCGCGTGGCGGAGGAGGTGGTGCGGAGGCTCCCGCGCGACGCGCACGAAGGCCGCCTCCTGCTGGCGACGGGCTGGGCGCTGTCGGAGCGGCTGGGCTGGGAGCCGCTCATCCGCGAGCAGCTGCTGCCGCTGCTGCGCTTCCCGAAGGAGGAGGCGCAGGACGTGTCCGACTGGAGCGCGGCCCACGGCTGA
- a CDS encoding PIG-L deacetylase family protein yields the protein MAELARDGRDDGPEHVFFSPHPDDVALGAYASLLGVPRGIVPTLVTVFSQSCWEFVLPVDPSRAMAVTSLRMGEDRRFARAHGLDLVHLGFRDTSLRAPPGGPTEAEEARAALASRVMLALGEVLASVSPDAICYVPLGISHHVDHLMVRDAVRALRGGHNVVYYEDLPYSAHHLEDEIVDYAWALGLSPRCLDVTSLWSAKLRGLSFYASQLEPQTLPAVEAHARRLGAGRGMAERVWTVAP from the coding sequence GTGGCTGAGCTCGCGCGCGACGGACGGGACGACGGACCGGAGCACGTCTTCTTCTCCCCGCATCCGGATGACGTGGCGCTGGGCGCGTACGCGAGCCTGCTCGGCGTGCCCCGGGGCATCGTGCCCACGCTCGTCACGGTCTTCTCCCAGAGCTGCTGGGAGTTCGTGCTGCCGGTGGACCCGTCGCGGGCCATGGCGGTGACGTCGCTGCGGATGGGCGAGGACCGGAGGTTCGCCCGGGCGCACGGGCTGGACCTGGTGCACCTGGGCTTCCGCGACACCAGCCTGCGTGCACCGCCGGGGGGGCCCACCGAGGCGGAGGAGGCGCGGGCGGCGCTGGCCTCGCGCGTGATGCTGGCGCTGGGCGAGGTGCTGGCGAGCGTGTCTCCGGATGCCATCTGCTACGTGCCGCTGGGCATCTCCCACCACGTGGACCACCTGATGGTACGCGACGCGGTGCGGGCCCTGCGCGGCGGGCACAACGTCGTCTACTACGAGGACCTGCCGTACTCCGCGCACCACCTGGAGGATGAGATCGTCGACTACGCGTGGGCGCTCGGGCTGTCGCCCCGGTGCCTGGACGTGACGTCGCTGTGGTCCGCGAAGCTGCGCGGGCTGTCCTTCTACGCGAGCCAGCTGGAGCCCCAGACGCTGCCCGCGGTGGAGGCGCACGCGCGGCGGCTGGGCGCGGGCCGCGGGATGGCCGAACGCGTCTGGACGGTGGCGCCATGA
- a CDS encoding serine protease: MRFMSGVVVAVGLLGCGGPEAEQAPFETVGHADQEIVGGVEARPNSHPWIVSLQQYGSHFCGGSLVRVSATREESDIVLTAAHCIYDGYSNLTASAGAHDLYRPTSTQVTARVAVAVYHPQYNPDTTLNDIAVLKLDKPIKFDTSVAGACGQSSAMRPNPAAQLAGSNTRVPVCLPASGERVAENTMATVAGWGLTREGGYDTSSILLQVGVPVLGHQTVANSYRSQGIVIDEAAMFGAGYAQGGKDACQGDSGGPLVVKGAQGYVLQGIVSFGVGCARAGLPGIYTRVSNYIPWINAQVRTLSAVR, from the coding sequence ATGCGCTTCATGAGCGGAGTCGTCGTCGCGGTCGGTCTTCTCGGGTGCGGTGGTCCGGAGGCCGAGCAGGCCCCCTTCGAGACAGTGGGTCACGCGGACCAGGAGATCGTCGGAGGCGTCGAGGCCCGGCCGAACTCCCACCCCTGGATTGTCAGCCTGCAGCAGTACGGCAGCCATTTCTGCGGGGGCAGCCTGGTGCGGGTGAGCGCGACCCGGGAGGAGAGTGATATCGTCCTCACTGCTGCCCATTGCATCTACGACGGCTACTCCAACCTCACGGCGTCCGCCGGGGCGCATGACCTTTACCGGCCCACGTCCACGCAAGTGACGGCCCGGGTGGCGGTGGCCGTCTACCACCCCCAGTACAATCCGGACACGACGCTGAACGACATCGCCGTCCTCAAGCTCGACAAGCCCATCAAGTTCGACACGAGCGTCGCCGGGGCTTGCGGCCAGTCCTCGGCCATGCGCCCCAACCCGGCCGCCCAGCTCGCGGGCAGCAACACGCGCGTCCCTGTCTGCCTCCCAGCCTCCGGAGAGCGCGTCGCTGAAAACACGATGGCGACGGTCGCGGGCTGGGGCCTGACACGGGAAGGGGGCTACGACACATCCAGCATCCTGCTGCAGGTGGGCGTCCCTGTCCTCGGGCATCAGACCGTCGCCAACAGCTACAGGTCACAAGGAATCGTCATCGACGAAGCCGCCATGTTCGGGGCCGGGTATGCGCAAGGGGGCAAGGACGCATGCCAGGGCGACAGCGGCGGGCCGCTCGTCGTCAAAGGCGCCCAGGGCTACGTGCTCCAGGGCATCGTGAGCTTCGGGGTGGGCTGCGCGCGGGCAGGCCTGCCCGGCATCTACACGCGGGTCTCCAACTACATCCCGTGGATCAACGCGCAGGTCCGGACCCTCAGCGCCGTCAGGTAG
- a CDS encoding RedB protein, with product MAAPDVSHGPVDVPARTSVEEGLKHSARERRALPWWVGGWFVASALGLGLVWSHASAPGLAATPPVRLPERFPRAPDTWTLLVFLHPLCPCSRATLAELTKLLDRHGARLSTRVFVWAPRDAPPDFERSELWMRAMALPGARVVADVDGQVARELGARTSGQVVLYSPDGEERFAGGITSARGHEGDSAGGRALRDLLAAEVPSAATAPVYGCALETPPSPVGHDT from the coding sequence ATGGCAGCCCCGGATGTCTCGCATGGCCCCGTGGATGTCCCGGCCCGGACATCCGTTGAAGAGGGTCTGAAACACAGTGCGCGCGAGCGCCGGGCGCTGCCGTGGTGGGTGGGCGGCTGGTTCGTGGCGAGCGCGCTGGGGCTCGGGCTCGTGTGGTCACACGCGAGCGCGCCGGGGCTCGCGGCCACGCCTCCCGTCCGGCTGCCGGAGCGTTTCCCGCGGGCGCCGGACACGTGGACGCTGCTCGTCTTCCTCCACCCCCTTTGCCCGTGTTCCCGCGCGACGTTGGCGGAGCTGACGAAGCTCCTGGACCGGCACGGCGCGCGGCTCTCCACGCGCGTGTTCGTCTGGGCGCCGCGTGACGCCCCGCCGGACTTCGAGCGCTCGGAGCTGTGGATGCGCGCCATGGCCCTGCCCGGGGCAAGGGTGGTGGCGGACGTGGACGGGCAGGTGGCGCGCGAGCTGGGCGCGCGAACCTCGGGACAGGTGGTCCTCTATTCGCCGGACGGCGAGGAGCGCTTCGCCGGCGGCATCACCTCCGCGCGGGGCCACGAAGGTGACAGCGCGGGGGGAAGGGCCCTGCGGGACCTCCTGGCGGCGGAGGTCCCCAGCGCCGCCACCGCGCCTGTCTATGGCTGTGCCCTTGAAACACCCCCTTCGCCCGTGGGTCACGACACGTGA
- a CDS encoding serine/threonine protein kinase — protein sequence MKLPRRKGRLFRLPFADAPESRARLWKSMTEHGLFVPEDTPQPIGTEFALQVAFQGDGPVVSGRVRVMEHGVSGWVRGYFVKFVALDTGSLPLPLSAREPMAPAAVGAPAASTSADAPRGNAESWREEPTPVGIRPRSTVEGASALNDYSHLELLHARDPEAWQGGLRPFDAFGPYQLLQRLGAGGMAEVILARRTMAQGVDKLVALKLVFQEYARHPRLSELFLTEARLSATLQHPNVIQVFDVGSAAGRPFMAMEYVHGRNGADLVQALRRRGRPPPVALAVTIAIELGKALEYLHGQRDLDGRPLHLVHRDVSPGNLLVGLHGEVKLVDMGVASASIASGNDLLVVGKRAYMAPEQAAGVRPEPAWDIHGMGLVLYELLTLHRASEASGGTEGPSGLLKPSHFNPQVTPELERLVQWATSPEPSSRAPSAKVLRHALERVRSTLPPFDLVQTMHELFGDALDRGRRETEVLMGAARGKDRPHAFPRYRRWRAAVEQRIPVAAKLAIARHGRALRWSALVFTVLCATGAALLWPLRARETELAEHLTRADRFIAVAKLSGAGEDTALAQLRAARSLRPEDPRVRSRLAALADAFERLAAEATQRGDLTEAMAHLRAALEAAPERSATRVQLRLLEEELRKAPSGWRVR from the coding sequence GTGAAGCTGCCAAGGAGAAAGGGCCGGCTGTTCCGGCTGCCGTTCGCGGATGCGCCGGAGTCTCGCGCGCGGCTGTGGAAGAGCATGACGGAGCACGGCCTGTTCGTCCCCGAGGACACGCCGCAGCCCATCGGGACGGAGTTCGCGCTCCAGGTGGCCTTCCAGGGGGACGGGCCCGTGGTCTCCGGCCGCGTGCGGGTGATGGAGCACGGCGTGTCCGGCTGGGTGCGCGGCTACTTCGTGAAGTTCGTCGCGCTGGACACGGGCAGCCTCCCGCTGCCGCTGAGCGCTCGCGAGCCGATGGCTCCCGCGGCGGTGGGGGCTCCCGCCGCGAGCACGTCCGCCGATGCTCCGCGGGGGAACGCGGAGTCGTGGCGGGAGGAGCCGACGCCGGTGGGCATCCGGCCGCGCTCCACGGTGGAGGGCGCGTCCGCGCTGAATGACTATTCGCATCTGGAGCTCTTGCACGCGCGCGACCCGGAGGCGTGGCAGGGCGGGCTGCGGCCGTTCGACGCGTTCGGGCCCTACCAGTTGCTTCAGCGCCTGGGCGCGGGCGGCATGGCGGAGGTCATCCTCGCCCGGCGCACGATGGCGCAGGGCGTGGACAAGCTGGTGGCGCTCAAGCTGGTGTTCCAGGAGTACGCGCGGCACCCTCGCCTGTCGGAGCTGTTCCTCACCGAGGCACGGCTGAGCGCCACGTTGCAGCACCCCAACGTCATCCAGGTGTTCGACGTGGGCAGCGCGGCGGGCCGGCCCTTCATGGCCATGGAGTACGTGCACGGCCGCAACGGCGCGGACCTGGTGCAGGCGCTGCGGCGGCGCGGGCGTCCGCCTCCGGTGGCGTTGGCGGTGACCATCGCCATCGAGCTGGGCAAGGCGCTGGAGTACCTGCATGGGCAGCGCGACCTGGACGGGCGCCCGCTGCACCTGGTGCACCGGGACGTGAGCCCGGGCAACCTGCTCGTGGGGCTGCATGGCGAGGTGAAGCTGGTGGACATGGGGGTGGCGTCCGCCAGCATCGCCAGTGGGAATGACCTGCTGGTGGTGGGCAAGCGCGCGTACATGGCGCCGGAGCAGGCCGCTGGAGTGCGCCCGGAGCCCGCGTGGGACATCCACGGCATGGGGCTGGTGCTCTATGAGCTGCTCACGCTGCACCGGGCCTCGGAGGCCTCGGGTGGCACGGAGGGGCCTTCCGGGCTGTTGAAGCCTTCGCACTTCAATCCCCAGGTGACGCCGGAGCTGGAGCGGCTGGTGCAGTGGGCCACGTCGCCGGAGCCGTCCTCCCGGGCGCCCAGCGCCAAGGTGCTGCGGCATGCGTTGGAGCGCGTGCGGAGCACCCTGCCCCCCTTCGACCTGGTGCAGACAATGCACGAGCTGTTCGGCGACGCGCTGGACCGGGGCCGCCGTGAGACGGAAGTGTTGATGGGCGCCGCGCGGGGCAAGGACCGGCCGCACGCGTTCCCGCGCTACCGCCGATGGCGCGCCGCCGTGGAGCAGCGCATTCCGGTGGCCGCGAAGCTGGCGATCGCGCGGCATGGCAGGGCGCTGCGGTGGAGCGCGCTGGTGTTCACCGTCCTCTGCGCGACGGGCGCGGCGCTGCTGTGGCCTCTGCGTGCGAGGGAGACGGAGCTGGCCGAGCACCTGACTCGCGCGGACCGGTTCATCGCGGTGGCGAAGCTGTCGGGCGCGGGGGAGGACACGGCGCTGGCGCAGCTGCGGGCCGCGCGGTCGCTGCGGCCCGAGGATCCGCGCGTGCGTTCACGGCTGGCGGCGCTGGCGGATGCGTTCGAGCGGCTGGCGGCGGAGGCCACCCAGCGCGGGGACCTCACGGAGGCCATGGCGCATCTGCGCGCCGCGCTGGAGGCGGCACCGGAGCGGAGCGCGACGCGCGTCCAGCTCCGGCTCCTGGAGGAGGAGCTGCGCAAGGCACCTTCCGGTTGGAGGGTGCGATGA